The following proteins are co-located in the Sporolactobacillus pectinivorans genome:
- a CDS encoding transposase, producing MSGYYGSWQSVYTRFRCWEKAGLFDQMLDILSAEPDEENVMIDASVVRVHQHGADVKKGAVNGWF from the coding sequence TTGTCCGGCTATTACGGTTCCTGGCAGTCCGTTTATACCCGATTCCGTTGCTGGGAAAAAGCCGGCTTGTTTGATCAAATGCTGGACATCCTCTCAGCTGAACCTGATGAAGAAAACGTGATGATCGATGCCTCCGTCGTCCGCGTGCATCAGCACGGAGCGGACGTAAAAAAGGGGGCAGTGAACGGGTGGTTTTGA
- a CDS encoding transposase — MNGRYELRDDQWERIKFILPPERKPQGGRPTKDNRHILSAMLWMVRSGAP; from the coding sequence ATGAATGGACGCTATGAACTACGCGATGATCAATGGGAACGCATTAAATTCATTTTGCCGCCTGAACGTAAACCACAGGGCGGTCGACCGACTAAAGATAACCGACACATACTCAGTGCCATGCTCTGGATGGTTCGATCAGGGGCTCCGTGA
- a CDS encoding TMEM175 family protein, producing MGKNRIEAFSDGVFAIAITLLVLNINNPDLIKASITSTLIRLYPNILAYILSFMTIGVYWVAHHTMIHFVRTIDRTALWINNLTLLFIAFMPFPTLLISWHYNDPIATTIYCLTLSMTNLTGSWFWWYVSKNSRHIEEGLSGKFIHRILVVHLCPIAIYVLAICFSFYSIYISYFLIALVPAFFILSNPLINKILLIDKTDRPWK from the coding sequence ATGGGCAAAAATAGGATTGAAGCATTTAGTGACGGTGTTTTCGCTATTGCCATAACCCTGCTTGTATTAAATATTAATAACCCGGATCTAATTAAAGCAAGCATCACCTCAACTCTGATTCGTCTGTACCCAAACATTCTGGCTTATATTCTAAGCTTTATGACCATTGGCGTCTATTGGGTCGCCCATCACACGATGATCCATTTTGTAAGAACTATTGATCGGACTGCTTTATGGATAAATAACCTGACGTTACTCTTCATTGCCTTTATGCCCTTTCCCACTTTATTGATCAGCTGGCATTATAATGATCCCATTGCAACTACCATTTATTGTCTCACGCTTTCGATGACCAATCTGACAGGTTCCTGGTTTTGGTGGTATGTTTCAAAAAATAGCCGTCACATCGAGGAAGGTTTATCGGGAAAATTTATCCACAGAATTTTAGTTGTACATCTGTGCCCGATAGCAATCTATGTTTTGGCCATCTGTTTTTCTTTTTATTCGATTTATATCAGTTACTTTTTAATTGCTTTGGTACCCGCCTTTTTCATACTGTCGAACCCTTTGATAAATAAAATACTTTTAATTGACAAGACAGATAGACCTTGGAAATAA
- a CDS encoding DUF6920 family protein, giving the protein MTGCYQTIGFQNPLDEIDGKYVLSDWGGVNTAFREFNGMRIPCKSEIVWKEETEDFDWFRLEITDIDYNLPVVY; this is encoded by the coding sequence ATGACAGGCTGTTATCAGACCATCGGATTTCAGAATCCGCTCGATGAAATCGACGGGAAATATGTCCTGAGCGATTGGGGCGGTGTCAATACCGCATTTAGAGAATTTAACGGTATGAGAATACCTTGCAAGTCGGAGATCGTCTGGAAAGAAGAAACAGAGGATTTTGACTGGTTCAGACTGGAAATTACTGATATAGACTATAACCTGCCGGTTGTGTACTGA
- a CDS encoding MBL fold metallo-hydrolase: protein MKIKWFGQSCFRLTAENGTKIVIDPHKLFCYKPPEIEANIVTVSHNHSDHNNVGAVKGDFVLIKDPGVFSQEGIDIKGVLTFHDDVSGAKRGKNIVYNFKIDGLNVCHCGDLGHLLSPEQIKEIGKVDILFLPVGGRVTLGASGAAEVMKQLNPAVVIPMHYRTKAMGILGFIVGKVDTFIAVSKKDAKNYKELDVNLSNIRNLPEIVVLQYN from the coding sequence ATGAAAATAAAATGGTTTGGGCAATCGTGCTTCAGGCTCACGGCTGAAAACGGCACAAAGATCGTCATTGATCCGCATAAGTTATTCTGCTATAAACCGCCGGAGATTGAAGCGAACATCGTTACAGTCAGTCATAATCACAGCGACCATAACAATGTCGGCGCGGTTAAGGGGGACTTTGTGCTTATCAAGGACCCAGGAGTGTTTTCACAGGAAGGCATCGACATTAAAGGCGTACTGACCTTTCATGACGATGTTTCCGGGGCAAAAAGAGGCAAAAATATCGTCTATAATTTTAAGATAGACGGATTAAATGTCTGCCATTGCGGTGATCTGGGCCATCTATTGAGTCCTGAACAAATCAAAGAAATCGGGAAAGTGGATATATTGTTCCTTCCTGTAGGAGGGAGAGTCACATTGGGTGCCAGCGGCGCAGCGGAAGTCATGAAGCAGCTCAATCCGGCGGTCGTGATACCGATGCACTACAGGACGAAAGCAATGGGGATTCTCGGATTCATAGTTGGAAAAGTCGACACATTTATAGCAGTTTCAAAAAAAGATGCAAAAAATTATAAGGAGCTTGATGTTAATTTATCAAATATCAGAAATCTCCCGGAAATTGTGGTTCTACAATATAATTGA
- a CDS encoding MFS transporter: MCMNFRIVYGFQPLFFLKSKGEWRSIFLTGESYAYKVGRKLMILRVGIGMSIVYLLMGFAPSVYILIALSIVQGAITGYSTACNQKTDREHVGYALGTLSTASIAGSLGPTISELVEAALGLQAVYFIISGLLLISFIITLLFVRESFVRYDKKSQGSREIWNSVSQKELTVVILITFFVLNIGLYSIEPIMTEYVSQLSLNASHIVLISGLFFSAIGLSNIISAPRLGKLSDKIGAHKVIMISLIVAGFLSHLRIDVA; the protein is encoded by the coding sequence ATGTGTATGAATTTTAGAATTGTGTATGGCTTTCAACCGTTATTCTTTCTAAAATCAAAAGGTGAATGGAGGTCGATTTTTTTAACAGGGGAAAGTTATGCCTATAAAGTTGGTCGAAAACTGATGATTCTTCGGGTGGGTATTGGAATGAGCATCGTCTATTTACTGATGGGTTTCGCTCCTAGCGTATATATTCTGATCGCACTCAGTATCGTACAGGGGGCCATCACAGGATATAGTACAGCCTGTAACCAAAAAACGGATAGGGAACATGTCGGTTATGCGTTAGGGACTCTTTCAACCGCATCAATTGCTGGTTCTTTAGGGCCGACGATCAGTGAATTGGTAGAAGCTGCTCTAGGTTTGCAGGCCGTATATTTCATTATAAGCGGACTCCTTTTGATTTCTTTTATTATCACTCTGCTATTTGTAAGGGAATCCTTTGTCCGGTATGATAAAAAGTCACAAGGGTCGCGGGAAATATGGAATTCAGTTTCGCAAAAAGAGCTGACTGTCGTAATATTGATAACCTTTTTTGTCTTGAATATAGGGCTATATTCGATTGAACCGATTATGACTGAGTATGTATCTCAATTAAGCCTCAATGCAAGTCATATTGTACTGATTTCCGGGTTGTTTTTCTCGGCAATAGGACTTTCAAATATTATCTCCGCACCAAGGCTGGGAAAACTTTCTGACAAAATTGGCGCGCATAAGGTAATTATGATTTCACTGATAGTAGCCGGTTTTCTAAGTCACCTGCGCATTGATGTTGCTTAA
- a CDS encoding AraC family transcriptional regulator, with translation MVTDILCQIHYCTGQKLTDPVRVLNGVTRTLQHHELIFVCEGNGHIVIGENRYTMKRGMLFYIPPGVQLTIEPRAQNPEHYMTVHFSGSCMALDSDGKWKYQQNIRTLHQPSAQEITDYTPAVELFEKLLDTWNNKGPSYEFIAGTLLRRLLILISQNSKKQNKNHAISLKIDRIIEYMRQNINRKITLEELSGIARLSTFYLSRTFKDATGYPIIAYFNKMKIDKAKELLIEGNKKVKEVAYELGYTNEFYFSRTFKRIEGLSPSEFYSKNVYEF, from the coding sequence ATGGTAACGGATATATTATGTCAAATACATTACTGTACAGGGCAAAAATTAACGGATCCGGTAAGAGTTCTGAACGGAGTTACAAGGACATTGCAACATCATGAACTGATCTTCGTTTGCGAGGGGAACGGCCATATCGTAATTGGAGAAAACAGATATACGATGAAAAGGGGAATGCTGTTCTATATTCCTCCCGGTGTACAACTAACAATCGAACCACGTGCTCAAAATCCCGAACATTATATGACGGTGCATTTCAGCGGCTCGTGTATGGCACTTGATTCTGACGGAAAATGGAAGTATCAGCAGAATATCCGAACCTTACATCAGCCATCGGCCCAAGAAATAACGGACTATACCCCTGCGGTAGAGCTGTTTGAAAAGCTCTTGGATACTTGGAATAACAAGGGGCCAAGCTATGAGTTTATTGCCGGAACATTACTTCGGCGATTGCTTATTCTGATTTCTCAAAACAGTAAAAAACAGAACAAAAATCATGCTATATCTTTGAAGATTGACCGGATAATAGAATATATGCGTCAGAATATCAATAGAAAGATTACTTTAGAAGAATTATCCGGGATAGCCAGATTGTCCACATTCTATTTATCCCGAACATTCAAAGATGCAACGGGCTATCCAATTATTGCGTACTTTAATAAAATGAAAATCGACAAGGCCAAAGAGCTGCTTATTGAGGGCAATAAAAAGGTAAAAGAAGTGGCATATGAGCTGGGATACACCAACGAGTTCTATTTCAGTAGGACATTTAAAAGAATAGAGGGATTAAGTCCATCAGAATTTTATAGCAAGAATGTGTATGAATTTTAG